The Mammaliicoccus sciuri genome window below encodes:
- a CDS encoding dihydroorotate dehydrogenase codes for MSRLNISLPGLNLKNPIMPASGCFAFGKEFSQFYDLSELGAIMIKAATQFARYGNEAPRVAETASGMINAIGLQNPGVHHIMEHELKYLEQYDVPIIANVAGSTEEEYVYVAKHISQESNVHALELNISCPNVKEGGIQFGTVPEVAKELTRKVKAVSEVPVYVKLSPNVTNIVEMAKAIAEYADGITMINTLVGLRIDAKTGKPIISNVIGGVSGPAIKPVALRMVYEVSQHVDIPIIAMGGVRTAQDVIDFISVGADAVAVGTANFENPTVCKDIIDELPTLLDKLDVEHITELKGRTYNQQGVVK; via the coding sequence ATGAGTCGATTAAATATTTCGCTACCAGGATTAAATTTGAAAAATCCAATCATGCCAGCAAGTGGATGCTTCGCTTTCGGAAAAGAATTCAGTCAGTTTTATGATTTATCAGAACTAGGTGCAATCATGATTAAAGCAGCAACTCAATTTGCAAGATATGGTAATGAAGCGCCACGTGTCGCTGAAACGGCAAGTGGTATGATTAATGCGATTGGCCTTCAAAATCCAGGTGTTCACCATATAATGGAACATGAATTGAAATACCTTGAACAATATGATGTACCCATTATTGCTAATGTAGCAGGATCTACTGAAGAAGAATATGTTTACGTAGCCAAACATATCTCACAAGAATCAAATGTTCATGCACTAGAATTGAATATTTCATGTCCTAATGTTAAAGAAGGTGGGATTCAATTCGGTACTGTACCTGAAGTGGCTAAAGAACTAACGAGAAAAGTAAAAGCTGTTTCAGAAGTGCCAGTGTATGTAAAGTTATCTCCTAATGTAACAAACATTGTAGAAATGGCGAAAGCTATTGCAGAATACGCAGATGGTATTACGATGATCAACACTTTAGTAGGATTAAGAATTGATGCGAAGACTGGAAAGCCAATCATAAGCAATGTTATAGGCGGAGTAAGTGGTCCAGCAATCAAGCCAGTTGCATTAAGAATGGTATATGAAGTCAGTCAACATGTTGATATTCCAATTATCGCAATGGGTGGCGTGAGAACGGCTCAAGATGTCATTGATTTCATTTCAGTTGGTGCTGATGCTGTAGCAGTTGGAACAGCAAACTTTGAAAATCCAACAGTATGTAAAGATATTATTGATGAATTACCTACATTACTCGATAAATTAGATGTTGAACATATTACAGAACTTAAAGGTAGAACTTATAACCAACAAGGAGTTGTCAAATAA
- a CDS encoding dihydroorotate dehydrogenase electron transfer subunit: MSEIMTVVSNNQIADAIFELKVRGNLTKNMKKPGQFVHIKAGTGTEHMLRRPISICEVNREEDTFTMLFRREGHGTELISQLKQGDPIDVIAPLGNGFPVDEAQNTALLVGGGIGVPPMYELSKQLNARGIKTIHVLGFQSAKDAFYIDEFSALGDTYVATADGTLGTKGFVTTVIENLDTPFDIFYSCGPKAMLKALTLQLSDVKGYISLEERMGCGIGACYACVCHTDNEAGYVKVCTDGPVFEKGAVII; the protein is encoded by the coding sequence ATGTCCGAGATAATGACAGTTGTATCAAATAATCAAATAGCAGACGCAATTTTTGAATTAAAAGTACGTGGAAATCTTACGAAAAATATGAAAAAACCTGGACAGTTTGTTCATATTAAAGCTGGTACAGGAACTGAACATATGTTGAGAAGACCAATTTCGATTTGTGAAGTGAACCGTGAAGAAGACACATTTACAATGCTTTTTAGAAGAGAAGGACACGGTACAGAATTGATTTCACAATTAAAACAAGGTGACCCAATAGATGTAATTGCACCTTTAGGGAACGGATTCCCAGTTGATGAAGCGCAAAATACTGCCTTATTAGTCGGAGGTGGTATTGGCGTGCCACCTATGTACGAATTGTCAAAACAACTCAATGCTAGAGGTATCAAGACGATTCACGTATTAGGTTTTCAAAGTGCTAAAGATGCATTTTATATAGACGAATTTAGTGCACTAGGTGATACGTATGTTGCAACTGCAGATGGAACGCTTGGTACTAAAGGATTTGTTACAACTGTTATTGAAAATTTAGACACACCCTTCGATATTTTTTACAGCTGTGGACCAAAAGCAATGTTGAAAGCATTAACACTTCAACTAAGTGATGTGAAAGGTTATATTTCACTTGAAGAACGTATGGGTTGTGGCATCGGTGCTTGCTATGCATGTGTATGTCATACGGATAATGAAGCGGGTTATGTCAAAGTTTGTACAGACGGTCCCGTATTTGAAAAAGGAGCTGTCATCATATGA
- the carB gene encoding carbamoyl-phosphate synthase large subunit — protein MPKQTDIKSILVIGSGPIIIGQAAEFDYAGTQACLALKEEGYRVILVNSNPATIMTDTEIADTVYIEPLTLDFVSRIIRKEQPDALLPTLGGQTGLNMAIELHENGVLEENNVRLLGTQLSSIEQAEDRDLFRTLMNELNEPVPESDIVNDIEGALNFANEIGYPLIVRPAFTMGGTGGGICHDEKELREVVQNGLKYSPVTQCLLEKSIAGYKEIEYEVMRDKNDNAIVVCNMENIDPVGIHTGDSIVVAPSQTLSDVEYQMLRDVSLKIIRALKIEGGCNVQLALDPKSLDYYIIEVNPRVSRSSALASKATGYPIAKLAAKIAIGMTLDEMLNPVTGTSYAAFEPALDYVVSKIPRFPFDKFEKGERHLGTQMKATGEVMAIGRTYEESLLKAIRSLEYGVHHLGLPNGDEFELDFIEERIKAQDDERLFFIGEAIRRGTSLERIHELTQIDYFFLNKFKHIIDIEHDLKEKKGDLDALLWAKQYGFSDKVIAHRWEQSERDIYDLRQEHGINPVYKTVDTCAAEFESETPYFYGTYEEENESIVTEKEKIIVLGSGPIRIGQGVEFDYATVHAVWAIQEAGYEAIIINNNPETVSTDFSISDKLYFEPLTEEDVMSIINHEQPKGVVVQFGGQTAINLADKISQKGIQILGTTLEDLNRAEDRKEFEALLQKIDVPQPLGKTATSVQEAIDNANEIGYPVVVRPSYVLGGRAMEIVYAEPELRNYMEQAVKASPEHPVLIDRYLTGKEIEVDAISDGETVVIPGIMEHIERAGVHSGDSIAVYPPQTLTDEEIDLLVDYTTKLAKGLNIVGLINIQFVLSKGEVFVLEVNPRASRTVPFLSKITEIPMAKIATKAIAGITLKEQGYESGLAPYKEGVYVKAPVFSFNKLKNVDITLGPEMKSTGEVMGKDSTLEKALYKGLTASGLKVQDQGTALFTVSDKDKAEALTIAKRFHEIGYRIFATEGTAQYFNEHDIPVYTVGKIGGEHDLLSVIQKGEVQLVVNTMTKGKVYERDGFQIRRESVENGIPCLTSLDTANALADVVESMTFRTEQM, from the coding sequence ATGCCTAAACAAACTGATATAAAATCCATCTTAGTAATTGGTTCTGGCCCAATCATTATAGGTCAAGCTGCAGAATTTGATTATGCAGGCACTCAAGCATGCTTAGCACTAAAAGAAGAAGGTTACCGTGTAATACTCGTAAACTCTAATCCAGCAACAATTATGACGGACACTGAAATAGCAGATACAGTATATATTGAACCTTTAACTTTAGACTTTGTGAGTCGCATTATTCGTAAAGAACAACCAGACGCATTGTTACCAACTTTAGGTGGACAAACTGGTTTGAACATGGCAATTGAATTACACGAAAATGGTGTATTAGAAGAAAATAACGTACGTTTATTAGGTACACAACTATCTTCAATCGAACAAGCTGAAGATAGAGATTTATTCCGTACACTTATGAATGAATTAAATGAACCAGTACCTGAAAGTGATATCGTGAATGATATTGAAGGTGCTTTAAATTTTGCGAACGAAATTGGCTACCCGCTAATCGTGCGACCTGCGTTTACAATGGGTGGTACTGGTGGCGGAATTTGTCACGATGAAAAAGAACTAAGAGAAGTTGTTCAAAATGGCTTGAAATACAGCCCAGTAACTCAATGTTTACTAGAAAAATCCATCGCAGGTTACAAAGAAATTGAATACGAAGTGATGAGAGACAAGAATGATAATGCCATCGTAGTTTGTAACATGGAGAACATCGATCCAGTAGGTATTCATACAGGTGACTCGATTGTAGTTGCACCAAGTCAAACATTATCAGACGTAGAATATCAAATGTTAAGAGATGTATCACTTAAAATTATTCGTGCTTTAAAAATTGAAGGCGGATGTAACGTACAATTAGCACTTGATCCAAAATCACTAGATTACTACATAATAGAAGTTAATCCTCGTGTATCAAGATCGTCAGCATTAGCTTCAAAAGCAACGGGTTACCCAATTGCGAAGTTAGCTGCCAAAATAGCAATTGGTATGACTTTAGATGAAATGTTAAACCCTGTAACTGGTACATCTTATGCAGCATTCGAACCAGCATTAGACTATGTTGTTTCTAAAATACCAAGATTTCCTTTTGATAAATTCGAAAAAGGAGAACGTCACCTCGGTACACAAATGAAAGCAACCGGGGAAGTCATGGCAATAGGTAGAACGTATGAAGAATCATTATTAAAAGCGATTCGTTCATTAGAGTATGGCGTTCATCATTTAGGTTTACCAAATGGCGATGAATTTGAACTAGATTTCATTGAAGAGAGAATTAAAGCACAAGATGATGAAAGATTATTCTTTATTGGTGAAGCCATTAGACGCGGTACATCACTTGAGAGAATACATGAATTAACACAAATTGATTACTTCTTCTTGAATAAATTCAAACACATCATCGATATTGAACACGATTTAAAAGAGAAAAAAGGCGATTTAGATGCATTATTATGGGCAAAACAATACGGCTTTAGTGATAAAGTCATTGCACATAGATGGGAACAATCAGAACGAGACATATATGATTTAAGACAAGAACATGGTATTAACCCAGTTTACAAAACAGTAGATACATGTGCTGCAGAATTCGAATCAGAAACACCATATTTCTATGGTACTTATGAAGAAGAAAATGAATCTATAGTCACTGAAAAAGAAAAAATCATCGTACTCGGATCAGGTCCAATCAGAATTGGACAAGGTGTGGAATTTGATTATGCTACTGTACATGCTGTATGGGCTATACAAGAAGCGGGTTATGAAGCAATCATTATTAACAATAACCCTGAAACTGTTTCAACAGACTTCTCAATATCTGACAAGTTATACTTTGAGCCACTTACTGAAGAAGATGTGATGAGTATCATTAATCACGAACAACCTAAAGGCGTAGTCGTTCAATTTGGTGGACAAACAGCAATTAATTTAGCAGATAAAATTTCACAAAAAGGTATTCAAATATTAGGTACGACGCTTGAAGATCTTAATAGAGCTGAAGATAGAAAAGAATTTGAAGCTTTATTACAAAAAATTGATGTACCACAACCATTAGGTAAAACAGCCACTTCAGTTCAAGAAGCGATAGATAACGCAAATGAAATTGGTTATCCTGTAGTTGTGAGACCTTCATATGTACTTGGTGGAAGAGCGATGGAAATTGTATATGCTGAACCTGAATTGAGAAATTATATGGAACAAGCAGTTAAAGCAAGCCCAGAGCACCCAGTATTAATTGACCGTTATTTAACAGGTAAAGAAATTGAAGTAGATGCAATTTCAGATGGTGAAACGGTTGTCATTCCAGGTATTATGGAACACATTGAAAGAGCGGGTGTCCATTCAGGTGATTCAATTGCTGTATATCCACCTCAAACGTTAACGGATGAAGAAATTGATTTATTAGTTGATTACACTACGAAATTGGCAAAAGGCTTAAACATAGTAGGACTTATCAATATTCAGTTTGTGCTTTCTAAAGGAGAAGTATTTGTACTTGAAGTTAACCCAAGAGCAAGTCGTACTGTACCATTCTTAAGTAAAATTACTGAAATTCCAATGGCGAAGATTGCTACTAAAGCAATTGCAGGCATCACGTTGAAAGAACAAGGATATGAAAGTGGTTTAGCGCCATATAAAGAAGGTGTATATGTTAAAGCACCAGTATTCAGCTTTAATAAACTTAAAAATGTTGATATCACATTAGGACCTGAAATGAAATCGACAGGTGAAGTAATGGGTAAAGACAGCACTTTAGAAAAAGCATTGTATAAAGGTTTAACAGCAAGTGGTTTAAAAGTACAAGATCAAGGTACGGCATTATTCACTGTAAGTGATAAAGATAAAGCTGAAGCATTAACAATCGCTAAGAGATTTCATGAGATTGGTTATAGAATTTTTGCAACAGAAGGTACGGCACAATACTTTAACGAACATGACATCCCAGTGTATACGGTTGGTAAAATAGGCGGCGAACATGATCTTCTATCTGTAATACAAAAAGGTGAAGTACAACTTGTGGTCAATACAATGACAAAAGGTAAAGTCTACGAAAGAGATGGATTTCAGATTAGACGTGAATCTGTAGAAAATGGTATACCATGTTTAACATCACTTGATACGGCAAATGCTTTAGCAGATGTAGTGGAAAGTATGACATTTAGAACTGAACAAATGTAG
- a CDS encoding carbamoyl phosphate synthase small subunit: MKNKRYLVLEDATTYKGYALGSDDLTVGEIVFNTAMTGYQETISDPSYTGQIITFTYPLIGNYGINRDDFESLTPTLNGVVVREACDYPSNFRSSKFLDETLKFYHIPGISGVDTRSLTRKIRKFGVLKAGFTDNADEIESLVQRLNTESLRTDEVEQVSSVRPYISTGDGYKVVLIDYGKKENIVRELNRRGCDVTVVPYQTSYEEILNILPDGIMVSNGPGNPESVQETIQTIKQLVGKIPFFGICLGHQLFALSQGATSYKMKFGHRGANHPVQNLQTGKVDLTSQNHGYAIDEASIAQTDLEVTHIALNDKSIEGLRHKKYPAFSVQYHPEASPGPHDSNYLFDEFIEMIKLHKAKERTINA; this comes from the coding sequence ATGAAAAATAAAAGATACTTAGTATTAGAAGATGCTACAACATATAAAGGTTATGCATTAGGTTCAGATGATTTAACTGTTGGTGAAATTGTTTTTAATACAGCAATGACAGGTTATCAAGAAACAATTTCCGACCCATCATATACTGGACAAATTATTACATTTACTTACCCGCTTATTGGTAACTACGGGATAAACAGAGATGACTTTGAATCATTAACACCAACGTTAAATGGTGTTGTTGTGAGAGAAGCGTGTGATTACCCAAGTAACTTTAGATCAAGTAAGTTTTTAGATGAAACGTTAAAATTCTATCATATACCAGGTATTTCAGGTGTTGATACAAGAAGTTTAACACGTAAAATTAGAAAATTCGGTGTCCTTAAAGCTGGATTTACTGATAATGCTGATGAAATAGAAAGTCTTGTTCAGCGCTTAAATACTGAATCGTTAAGAACGGACGAAGTTGAACAAGTTTCATCAGTTAGACCATACATTTCAACAGGTGATGGATATAAAGTTGTATTAATTGATTACGGTAAAAAAGAAAATATCGTGAGAGAGCTTAATAGAAGAGGCTGTGACGTAACAGTCGTACCATATCAAACATCATATGAAGAAATACTGAATATCTTACCAGATGGCATAATGGTTTCAAATGGACCAGGAAATCCTGAAAGTGTGCAAGAAACGATTCAAACAATTAAACAATTAGTCGGCAAAATACCATTCTTCGGCATTTGTTTAGGACATCAATTGTTCGCATTATCTCAAGGTGCAACGTCTTATAAGATGAAATTTGGTCATAGAGGTGCCAATCATCCAGTACAAAATCTACAAACTGGAAAAGTAGATTTAACAAGTCAAAACCACGGTTATGCAATTGATGAAGCGTCTATTGCACAAACTGATTTAGAAGTGACGCATATCGCATTAAATGATAAATCAATTGAAGGATTAAGACATAAAAAATATCCGGCATTTTCAGTACAATATCATCCAGAAGCATCACCTGGACCGCACGACTCAAACTATTTATTCGATGAATTTATTGAAATGATTAAATTACATAAAGCGAAGGAGCGTACAATCAATGCCTAA
- a CDS encoding dihydroorotase: MSLIIKNGKILLEGQLVNKEIEIEDGKIKKIDDYIEVENQEVIDAKGHFISAGFVDVHVHLREPGGEHKETIETGTKAAARGGFTTVCPMPNTKPVPDSVEHLDRLHKIIDEHAVVRVLPYASITVRQAGKEHVDFKALKDRGMFQFTDDGVGVQTASMMYEAMQEAAKIDKAIVAHCEDNSLIYGGAMHEGKRNEELGIPGIPSICEAVQIARDVLLAEAANCHYHVCHVSTKESVRVIRDAKKAGIKVTAEVTPHHLLLTEDDVPGDDAIYKMNPPLRAKEDRDTLIEGLLDGTIDCIATDHAPHAKEEKEVSMVDAPFGIVGSETAFQLLYTHFVKTGKFTLEQLVAFLTTKPSETFNLPYGRLEEGSYADLTIIDLETERPIRAEEFASKSTNTPFIGEVVSGYPILTICDGEIVFKEEV; encoded by the coding sequence ATGTCACTTATAATCAAAAATGGAAAAATCTTATTAGAAGGTCAATTAGTTAACAAGGAAATTGAAATTGAAGATGGCAAAATTAAAAAAATAGATGATTATATAGAAGTAGAGAATCAAGAAGTTATTGATGCGAAAGGACATTTTATTTCAGCAGGATTTGTTGATGTACATGTACATTTAAGAGAACCTGGTGGCGAACATAAAGAAACAATTGAAACAGGTACAAAAGCAGCAGCAAGAGGCGGATTTACAACAGTATGTCCAATGCCTAATACAAAGCCTGTCCCAGATTCAGTTGAACATTTAGATCGTCTTCACAAAATCATTGATGAGCATGCAGTGGTAAGAGTATTACCTTATGCATCCATTACAGTAAGACAAGCTGGTAAAGAACATGTTGATTTCAAAGCATTAAAAGATAGAGGCATGTTCCAATTTACTGATGATGGTGTAGGTGTACAAACAGCTTCAATGATGTACGAAGCGATGCAAGAAGCGGCTAAAATCGATAAAGCAATCGTCGCACACTGTGAAGATAATTCATTAATTTATGGTGGTGCAATGCATGAAGGTAAACGAAATGAAGAGCTTGGCATTCCAGGTATTCCTTCAATTTGCGAAGCGGTACAAATTGCAAGAGACGTGTTATTAGCTGAAGCAGCAAATTGTCATTACCATGTGTGTCACGTGTCTACAAAAGAAAGTGTACGTGTCATAAGAGATGCTAAAAAAGCAGGCATTAAAGTAACAGCAGAAGTTACACCTCATCACTTATTACTTACAGAAGATGACGTACCAGGTGACGATGCGATTTACAAAATGAACCCACCTTTAAGAGCGAAAGAGGATAGAGATACTTTAATCGAAGGATTATTAGATGGAACAATTGACTGTATCGCAACAGATCATGCACCACATGCTAAAGAAGAAAAAGAAGTGTCGATGGTTGATGCACCTTTCGGAATTGTAGGCAGTGAAACAGCCTTTCAATTATTATACACACACTTTGTGAAAACAGGTAAATTCACATTAGAACAACTTGTTGCATTTTTAACAACGAAACCAAGTGAAACATTTAACTTACCTTATGGTCGATTAGAAGAAGGAAGCTACGCTGACTTAACTATCATAGACTTGGAAACAGAAAGACCGATACGAGCAGAAGAATTTGCTTCTAAGAGTACGAACACACCATTTATAGGAGAAGTCGTTTCAGGATATCCAATTTTAACAATTTGTGATGGAGAAATCGTCTTCAAGGAGGAAGTATAA
- a CDS encoding aspartate carbamoyltransferase catalytic subunit: MKNLLTMTDLTKDDIMKIITKAQDIKENGAEIFGKGMTVANLFFENSTRTKCSFEMAERKLGLEVIPFEISTSSVQKGESLYDTCKTLESIGVDALVIRHSENAYYDTLQGLNIPVLNGGDGSGHHPTQSLLDIMTIYEEYGYFEGLKILISGDIKNSRVARSNADALTKLGAEVMFSAPEQWKCNFSDVPYVEIDDVIEEVDVCMLLRVQNERHDSGTTFSKEDYHNAYGLTIDRYNKLHDNAIVMHPAPVNRGVEIDTSLVESSKSRIFKQMENGVFIRMACIHDVLNHKEEKVKCHL, translated from the coding sequence ATGAAAAATTTATTAACAATGACTGATTTAACTAAAGACGACATCATGAAAATTATAACGAAAGCACAAGACATTAAAGAAAATGGTGCAGAAATTTTTGGTAAAGGCATGACGGTCGCAAACTTATTCTTTGAAAATTCAACACGAACAAAATGTAGTTTTGAAATGGCTGAAAGAAAATTAGGTTTGGAAGTCATACCTTTTGAAATAAGTACTTCATCTGTTCAAAAAGGTGAATCTTTATATGATACTTGTAAAACTTTAGAATCTATTGGTGTAGACGCATTAGTCATTAGACATAGTGAAAATGCATATTATGACACATTACAAGGGCTTAATATTCCAGTATTAAATGGTGGAGATGGAAGTGGCCACCACCCGACACAAAGTCTTCTAGATATTATGACAATATATGAGGAATACGGTTACTTCGAAGGATTAAAAATTTTAATATCAGGCGATATAAAAAATTCAAGAGTAGCAAGAAGTAATGCAGATGCTTTAACGAAACTTGGTGCGGAAGTGATGTTCTCAGCACCTGAACAATGGAAATGTAACTTTTCAGATGTACCATATGTAGAAATTGATGATGTGATAGAAGAAGTAGACGTTTGTATGTTGTTAAGAGTGCAAAATGAAAGACATGATTCAGGTACGACGTTTAGTAAAGAAGACTATCACAATGCATACGGACTGACGATAGATAGATATAACAAACTTCATGACAATGCTATCGTCATGCATCCAGCACCAGTCAACCGAGGTGTTGAAATAGATACTTCACTTGTAGAAAGTTCGAAATCAAGAATTTTTAAACAAATGGAGAACGGCGTGTTCATTAGAATGGCATGTATACATGATGTACTTAATCACAAGGAGGAAAAAGTAAAATGTCACTTATAA
- a CDS encoding solute carrier family 23 protein, which produces MSHNEEMFKRTVEPILDVNDKPKASQWFFLSSQHLFAMFGATVLVPFLTGLPVSAALIASGLGTILYILITKGKIPAYLGSSFAFITPIIVGLKIHDLGEMLVALFMSGVLYVIIGLIIKVTGTNWLLNLLPPVVVGPVIMVIGLGLAPVAVNMAMYTDSNAMKGYSGIYITVALITLITTIIVSVFFKGFLSIIPVLIGIIVGYISSLLFGIVDLAPISKAKWIQMPDIYLPFHDYTPSLQWGLILIMLPIVFVTVSEHIGHQIVINKIVGKNFFKDPGLHRSLIGDGVSTMMASIIGGPPSTTYGENIGVLAITRIYSIWVIGGAAVLALILGFVGKFTAMISTIPTPVMGGVSILLFGIIASSGLRMLVENNIDFGDNRNLIIASVILVLGIGKAHLDFTGIGIHLNIEGMALAATVGILLNLILPKKIK; this is translated from the coding sequence ATGTCACATAATGAAGAAATGTTTAAACGAACAGTAGAACCCATACTAGATGTTAATGATAAACCTAAAGCATCACAATGGTTCTTCTTAAGCTCACAGCATTTATTTGCAATGTTCGGAGCAACGGTACTTGTACCATTTCTAACAGGCTTACCTGTTTCAGCAGCACTCATTGCATCAGGCTTAGGAACGATACTTTATATACTGATAACGAAAGGAAAGATACCAGCTTATCTCGGTTCGAGCTTTGCATTCATAACACCGATTATTGTCGGACTCAAGATACATGACCTTGGGGAAATGCTAGTCGCATTATTTATGAGTGGTGTTCTTTACGTCATTATCGGATTGATTATAAAGGTTACAGGCACGAATTGGTTGCTTAATCTGTTACCACCAGTTGTAGTTGGACCGGTCATCATGGTTATCGGACTTGGATTAGCGCCGGTAGCAGTAAACATGGCGATGTACACAGATTCAAATGCAATGAAAGGCTATAGTGGCATTTACATTACAGTCGCACTCATCACATTAATTACAACAATTATCGTTTCAGTATTTTTCAAAGGATTCTTATCAATCATTCCTGTACTTATCGGAATTATTGTTGGATATATATCTTCATTATTATTTGGAATTGTGGACTTAGCGCCGATTTCAAAAGCAAAATGGATTCAAATGCCTGATATTTACTTACCGTTTCATGATTACACACCATCGCTACAATGGGGACTTATCTTAATCATGCTGCCAATCGTTTTTGTAACGGTTAGTGAGCATATCGGTCATCAAATCGTCATCAATAAAATTGTCGGTAAGAACTTCTTCAAAGATCCAGGTTTACACCGCTCATTAATCGGTGACGGGGTATCAACGATGATGGCTTCAATTATTGGTGGTCCACCAAGTACGACATACGGTGAAAACATTGGAGTACTTGCCATAACAAGAATTTATAGTATATGGGTAATCGGTGGTGCAGCAGTACTTGCACTAATCTTAGGATTTGTTGGTAAATTCACAGCGATGATTTCAACAATACCAACACCAGTTATGGGTGGTGTTTCCATACTATTATTCGGAATCATTGCTTCAAGTGGTTTGAGAATGTTGGTGGAGAACAATATCGACTTCGGTGACAACCGTAACTTGATCATTGCATCTGTCATTCTCGTATTAGGAATCGGTAAGGCACATTTAGACTTCACAGGTATTGGCATACATTTAAACATTGAAGGTATGGCTTTAGCAGCAACAGTAGGTATCTTGCTCAATCTTATATTGCCAAAGAAAATAAAATAA
- the pyrR gene encoding bifunctional pyr operon transcriptional regulator/uracil phosphoribosyltransferase PyrR has protein sequence MAERLIMDAAAVNRALTRMSHEILEKNKGTKDIVLLGVKTRGVFLANRIEQKIQDIEQVQVPTGEIDVTHYRDDVQNQQGTIKVKSFSIDVDINDKHVIIVDDVLYTGRTVRASLDAILDHARPRKISLATLVDRGHRELPIRADYVGKNVPTSSNESVVVELEEFDQQTAVKLN, from the coding sequence ATGGCTGAGAGGTTAATCATGGATGCTGCTGCTGTAAACAGAGCATTAACAAGAATGTCACATGAAATACTTGAAAAGAACAAAGGTACTAAAGATATTGTCTTGTTAGGCGTAAAGACAAGAGGTGTATTTCTTGCGAACAGAATTGAGCAGAAAATCCAAGACATCGAACAAGTTCAAGTACCAACTGGAGAAATTGATGTGACACATTATCGTGACGACGTTCAGAATCAGCAAGGTACGATTAAAGTGAAATCATTTAGTATCGATGTAGATATTAACGATAAGCATGTCATTATTGTAGATGATGTCCTTTATACAGGTAGAACGGTTAGAGCTTCATTAGATGCTATATTAGATCACGCAAGACCACGAAAAATAAGTTTAGCAACTTTAGTCGACAGAGGTCATAGAGAGCTTCCGATTAGAGCAGATTATGTAGGTAAGAACGTTCCAACATCATCTAATGAATCAGTTGTCGTTGAACTAGAAGAGTTCGACCAACAAACAGCAGTAAAATTAAATTAA